Part of the Methylorubrum populi genome is shown below.
CCTCCGGCTGCGGCGCGCAGCTGAGCCGTCGTGAGAGGCGCCGTGACGCCCTCCGCCGGCTTCGCTGTTCCTTTCGCCACCGCCGACGTCTCGCGGCGGTCCGGTGTGCGGACGCCAGGGAACTCCGGTGTGATGCTGAACAACGGAAGGGGGGCCGCGAAGGATGCGATCTGGAGCGGCCAACCGGAGCCGACCGGACGATAGACCGCTGTCGAGCTCAAGGTGTCCGCGCCTGTGATGTTGGCGACGTAATCGACCGTCTCCTTCGGCAGGCTCAGGCGACCGAGCAGCCACGCATCGACCCGGCCGGGTCCCGCATTGTAGGCGGCTGCCGCCAACGCCCAGCTTCCGTAGCGCTGACGCAGATCGCGCAGGAGTTCGGCCGCCTTTGGAATGGCCTGAATCGGATCGAATGGATCGGCCAGACCGCGCTCGGCCGCCGTCGTCGGCATGAACTGGGCGATGCCGAGCGCCCCCTTCGGGCTCACGGCCATCGGGTTCAGGCCGCTCTCTCGCTTCAGCAATTTCAGGAGAAAATCGGAGGGAACACCGCTGCTCGCCGCCGCCTGGGCGATCAGCGTCGAGATCGCCGAGGCCGGAAATTCGGGCACGATCTTCTCGACGATTGCGATCATTGCCGCGCCTTGCGGTTCGATCGGCGCCTCAGCCTGTGCCATCGCGGTCAGATCCACGACCGCAACGCGGGAGCGGACATCGGCCTGCGAGGGCGACGGGAACAGAACCGCAGCCACCAGGGCCGAGACCATCCAAG
Proteins encoded:
- a CDS encoding lytic transglycosylase domain-containing protein, with the translated sequence MRARLAWMVSALVAAVLFPSPSQADVRSRVAVVDLTAMAQAEAPIEPQGAAMIAIVEKIVPEFPASAISTLIAQAAASSGVPSDFLLKLLKRESGLNPMAVSPKGALGIAQFMPTTAAERGLADPFDPIQAIPKAAELLRDLRQRYGSWALAAAAYNAGPGRVDAWLLGRLSLPKETVDYVANITGADTLSSTAVYRPVGSGWPLQIASFAAPLPLFSITPEFPGVRTPDRRETSAVAKGTAKPAEGVTAPLTTAQLRAAAGGIVRSAGAASSPCAALLNPAAQCLNFSRY